The Engystomops pustulosus chromosome 4, aEngPut4.maternal, whole genome shotgun sequence genome contains a region encoding:
- the SKP1 gene encoding S-phase kinase-associated protein 1 — translation MPSIKLQSSDAEIFEVDVEIAKQSVTIKTMLEDLGMDDEGDDDPVPLPNVNAAILKKVIQWCTHHKDDPPPPEDDENKEKRTDDIPVWDQEFLKVDQGTLFELILAANYLDIKGLLDVTCKTVANMIKGKTPEEIRKTFNIKNDFTEEEEAQVRKENQWCEEK, via the exons ATGCCTTCAATAAAATTGCAGAGCTCTGATGCAGAGATTTTTGAAGTAGATGTAGAAATTGCAAAGCAATCTGTCACCATCAAGACAATGTTAGAAG ATTTGGGCATGGATGATGAAGGCGATGATGACCCTGTGCCACTTCCTAATGTTAATGCAGCAATTCTTAAAAAG gTTATCCAGTGGTGCACTCACCACAAAGATGACCCTCCCCCACCTGAGGATGATGAGAATAAGGAGAAGAGAACAGATGATATTCCTGTGTGGGACCAGGAATTTCTTAAAGTAGACCAGGGAACTCTGTTTGAACTGATCCTG GCTGCCAACTACTTGGATATTAAGGGACTGCTTGATGTAACCTGCAAAACGGTGGCAAACATGATTAAAGGCAAAACACCAGAAGAGATTCGGAAGACCTTTAATATAAAAAATGACTTTACTGAAGAGGAAGAGGCACag GTACGCAAAGAAAATCAGTGGTGTGAAGAGAAATGA